In Nocardioides dokdonensis FR1436, the following are encoded in one genomic region:
- a CDS encoding ASCH domain-containing protein has protein sequence MTDPSTDEHDHTTGSAHFGRGPVESFWDLARFHAKLNTAPSYFGPTTLEMLPPPAWSFGATPEEADALLALVLDGTKTATSSALWDYEAENEPLPEVGTMGIVVDGAGNPRALVETTDVSVVPFDEVDAEHAHLEGEGDRSLAHWRAEHERFFTAHPAHDRGFEPTMPLVLERFRVVYAGD, from the coding sequence ATGACCGACCCGAGCACCGACGAGCACGACCACACGACCGGCTCCGCCCACTTCGGGCGCGGGCCGGTCGAGTCGTTCTGGGACCTCGCCCGCTTCCACGCCAAGCTCAACACCGCGCCGTCGTACTTCGGTCCGACGACGCTGGAGATGCTGCCGCCCCCTGCGTGGTCGTTCGGTGCGACCCCGGAGGAGGCGGACGCGCTGCTGGCCCTGGTCCTCGACGGCACCAAGACCGCCACGTCCAGTGCGCTGTGGGACTACGAGGCGGAGAACGAGCCGTTGCCGGAGGTGGGCACGATGGGCATCGTGGTCGACGGTGCCGGCAACCCGCGGGCGCTGGTCGAGACGACCGACGTGTCGGTCGTCCCCTTCGACGAGGTCGACGCCGAGCACGCGCACCTCGAGGGCGAGGGCGACCGGTCCCTGGCCCACTGGCGCGCCGAGCACGAGCGGTTCTTCACCGCCCACCCCGCGCACGACCGCGGCTTCGAGCCCACGATGCCGCTGGTCCTGGAGCGCTTCCGGGTCGTGTACGCCGGCGACTGA
- a CDS encoding metal-sulfur cluster assembly factor, whose amino-acid sequence MPEVPQAGAGPAGTAAPGAQATLEDVTEAMKDVVDPELGINIVDLGLVYGLHLDDDTNLVVDLTLTSAACPLTDVITDQTESALEGLVNDVAINWVWMPPWGPDKITPDGREQLRALGFNV is encoded by the coding sequence CTGCCCGAGGTCCCGCAGGCAGGAGCCGGCCCCGCCGGCACCGCCGCCCCGGGCGCCCAGGCGACCCTCGAGGACGTGACCGAGGCGATGAAGGACGTCGTCGACCCCGAGCTGGGGATCAACATCGTCGACCTCGGCCTCGTCTACGGCCTGCACCTCGACGACGACACCAACCTCGTCGTCGACCTGACGCTGACCTCCGCGGCCTGCCCGCTGACCGACGTGATCACAGACCAGACCGAGTCGGCCCTCGAGGGCCTCGTCAACGACGTGGCCATCAACTGGGTCTGGATGCCGCCGTGGGGCCCCGACAAGATCACCCCCGACGGCCGCGAGCAGCTGCGCGCCCTCGGGTTCAACGTCTGA